The following coding sequences lie in one Flavobacterium sediminis genomic window:
- a CDS encoding nicotinamide mononucleotide transporter family protein, with protein sequence MQNDTAIANSPLLTLVKRITNSQYLDIIGVAIVVSVSVYLEYYKTVYNFHFKGKTYVFYLGYFSILNTCFSMMATRLVTKKNNFGNLIGTCNTVLSGTIDFLLGNVGAILTYPVSFIGNYIAFRIWKKKRFLNHIDLIFFRNMALGLTLSFVLNFIAFYYLSEGSINWQLFFAITIPAGISFGGTFNLGRMYPDNWVTWQVYNLFKIVQNLMLLNIANTTKYVFYLFNATLGYITWRDDRKRQDRELS encoded by the coding sequence ATGCAAAACGACACTGCAATAGCCAATTCTCCCCTTTTAACCTTAGTTAAAAGAATTACTAACAGTCAATACCTAGACATTATAGGAGTCGCTATTGTTGTGTCTGTATCTGTCTATCTGGAATATTACAAAACCGTTTACAATTTTCATTTCAAAGGAAAAACATACGTTTTTTACTTAGGCTATTTCTCTATTTTAAATACTTGTTTTTCCATGATGGCGACCCGTTTAGTCACTAAAAAGAATAATTTCGGTAACCTGATAGGCACCTGTAATACTGTTCTAAGCGGAACTATTGACTTTTTATTAGGGAATGTCGGAGCCATTTTAACCTATCCGGTATCTTTCATCGGAAATTATATTGCTTTCAGGATCTGGAAAAAGAAAAGGTTTTTAAATCATATTGATCTGATTTTCTTTCGAAATATGGCTTTAGGGTTAACGCTTTCGTTCGTCCTTAATTTCATTGCCTTCTATTATTTATCTGAAGGTTCAATTAACTGGCAACTCTTTTTTGCCATTACTATTCCCGCAGGAATCAGTTTTGGCGGTACATTTAATTTAGGAAGAATGTATCCGGACAATTGGGTTACCTGGCAAGTATACAATCTGTTTAAAATTGTACAAAACTTAATGTTACTTAATATTGCCAACACCACTAAATACGTATTCTATCTGTTCAACGCCACTCTGGGGTACATTACCTGGCGAGATGACCGAAAAAGACAAGACCGTGAATTATCCTAA
- a CDS encoding serine hydrolase, whose protein sequence is METIPEWNNDVAFSSGGIISNPADLTRFLNALFEGKLLKPKSIEEMTEMKDGYGMALYQFPFGDRKFFGHNGRIENFNATMGYNPNEKLSVSLISNGSNYSLNDMMIGILSIYYKLPFPFPSFEKINPELIAKYSGTYSSNEIPLKLTVFEKNEELMAQATGQSAFPLTLRDEKTFIFAAAGIEIDFGDNSLILKQGGMKFNFSKE, encoded by the coding sequence ATGGAAACTATACCCGAATGGAACAACGACGTTGCCTTCTCTTCCGGTGGAATTATTTCAAACCCTGCCGACCTGACCCGCTTTTTAAATGCTCTTTTTGAAGGCAAACTACTAAAACCTAAATCCATAGAGGAAATGACTGAGATGAAAGACGGTTATGGCATGGCACTCTATCAATTTCCTTTCGGTGACAGAAAATTTTTCGGGCATAACGGAAGAATAGAGAATTTTAACGCTACTATGGGATATAATCCTAATGAGAAACTCTCTGTTTCACTAATATCAAACGGAAGCAATTATAGTCTGAATGATATGATGATCGGCATTCTAAGCATCTATTACAAGCTCCCTTTCCCTTTCCCAAGTTTCGAAAAAATCAATCCTGAATTAATTGCAAAATATTCCGGCACTTATAGCTCAAACGAAATCCCTTTAAAATTAACTGTTTTCGAAAAAAATGAGGAATTAATGGCCCAGGCAACCGGACAATCAGCCTTTCCGCTAACGCTCCGAGACGAAAAAACATTTATATTTGCAGCAGCCGGAATCGAAATAGACTTTGGCGATAATTCCTTAATTTTAAAACAAGGAGGAATGAAATTCAATTTCAGTAAAGAATAA
- a CDS encoding serine hydrolase domain-containing protein, translating into MKKLIFLIALSFSIIVSGQDRFEKMDQYLTYLYENNKFMGSLCIREGENVVFSKAYGFSDVENKITADRLTTYKIGSISKTFTAVMIMQLIEEKKLRLESKLTKFFPKVKKADSISVADLLYQRTGIPDFVNHDSITSKELKTLNLKEAIYQKIAKYDSRFNPGSQFEYSNSNYFLLGGIIEKITKKSFAENLEERIVKKADLKSTYYKPDTTDTRNKESYSYSYDGEWKLYPNGTTTLPSLPVELFQTLPT; encoded by the coding sequence ATGAAAAAACTGATTTTTCTAATTGCATTAAGCTTTTCAATAATAGTATCCGGTCAAGATCGTTTTGAAAAAATGGATCAGTACCTTACTTATCTATATGAAAACAACAAATTTATGGGCAGTCTTTGCATCCGAGAAGGTGAAAATGTTGTTTTCAGCAAAGCTTACGGATTCTCCGATGTTGAAAATAAAATTACAGCAGATCGATTAACTACCTATAAAATCGGATCTATCAGTAAGACCTTTACTGCTGTAATGATCATGCAATTAATCGAAGAGAAAAAATTACGTTTAGAAAGTAAACTCACCAAATTCTTTCCGAAAGTTAAGAAAGCCGACAGCATTTCCGTTGCCGACCTATTATACCAAAGAACCGGAATACCGGACTTTGTTAACCACGACAGTATAACATCAAAAGAATTGAAAACATTGAATCTTAAAGAGGCTATTTATCAAAAGATTGCAAAATACGATTCGCGTTTTAATCCGGGGAGCCAATTCGAATACAGCAACTCAAACTACTTTCTGTTAGGTGGAATTATTGAAAAGATCACTAAAAAATCATTTGCGGAAAATCTGGAAGAACGAATCGTTAAAAAAGCAGACTTAAAAAGCACCTACTACAAACCTGATACAACGGATACCAGGAACAAAGAAAGCTATTCTTATTCTTATGACGGCGAATGGAAACTATACCCGAATGGAACAACGACGTTGCCTTCTCTTCCGGTGGAATTATTTCAAACCCTGCCGACCTGA
- a CDS encoding alpha/beta hydrolase: MKKSIILFSILFLYTSISKAQNSTKPALIENGITLQTETGDLSGTLCMPVNPKQMPVALIIAGSGPTDRNGNNSMMQNNSLKFLAHELAKSGIASVRYDKRGIGESSSIVQNETTLNFEDYIQDAADWIALLKKDNRFSKVIVIGHSEGSLIGMIAAKSADLYISVAGAGDAADKILKKQLALQPQYIKDMTTPIIDSLKSRKQVKDVVPMLNSLFRPSVQPYLISWFKYDPQTEIKKLNIPILIVQGTKDIQVSTEDAKKLAAASPEARLILIENMNHVFKIVEVNGISNMEGYNNPDLPVAEEMVNSIKSFIFNF; this comes from the coding sequence ATGAAAAAAAGTATAATCCTATTTAGTATCCTTTTCTTATATACTTCTATTTCAAAAGCACAGAATAGTACAAAACCAGCACTTATCGAGAACGGCATTACTTTGCAAACCGAAACAGGTGATTTATCCGGTACATTGTGTATGCCTGTAAACCCCAAACAAATGCCTGTGGCTCTGATTATAGCAGGTTCAGGACCAACAGACCGGAACGGAAACAATTCGATGATGCAGAATAATTCATTGAAATTTCTGGCTCATGAATTAGCAAAAAGCGGAATTGCCTCTGTTCGTTATGATAAAAGAGGTATCGGCGAAAGTTCCTCGATAGTACAAAACGAGACTACACTTAACTTTGAAGACTACATACAAGATGCTGCTGACTGGATCGCATTGCTAAAAAAAGACAACCGATTTTCCAAAGTCATTGTTATCGGACACAGTGAAGGTTCTCTTATCGGAATGATCGCTGCTAAAAGTGCCGATCTGTATATTTCCGTTGCCGGGGCAGGTGATGCCGCCGATAAAATATTAAAAAAACAATTGGCTCTTCAACCCCAGTATATTAAAGACATGACTACCCCGATAATCGACAGCTTAAAAAGCAGGAAACAAGTCAAAGATGTAGTACCCATGCTTAACTCTTTATTTAGACCAAGCGTTCAACCTTACCTGATATCCTGGTTCAAATATGACCCGCAAACCGAAATAAAAAAACTAAATATTCCCATCCTGATTGTTCAAGGAACAAAAGATATACAGGTCTCTACTGAAGATGCTAAAAAACTGGCGGCTGCTTCACCGGAAGCTCGGCTAATATTAATTGAAAATATGAATCACGTCTTCAAAATAGTCGAAGTAAACGGAATCAGTAACATGGAAGGTTATAACAATCCAGATTTGCCTGTTGCGGAAGAGATGGTAAACAGCATAAAAAGTTTTATCTTTAACTTTTAA
- a CDS encoding SdpI family protein: protein MATLRKELPFIIIALIPFVYLAYVWNQLPETVPLHWNAAGEIDRRGDKKELLVPIFLLSGIAYFIFLILPKIDPKGKLNKMGNKLNQLRFVISLFMSAISVFVIYSVQQNSHSKPTFIFAVIGLLLAVLGNYFKTIKPNYFIGIRTPWTLENEEVWKKTHLLGGKLWFAGGLLIFLLCLVLNSKYAFYVMMGITIIISVIPIVYSYLTFKKIKSSETK, encoded by the coding sequence ATGGCTACTTTAAGAAAAGAACTTCCTTTTATAATTATCGCATTAATCCCTTTTGTCTATTTGGCATACGTATGGAATCAACTTCCGGAAACCGTTCCTCTGCATTGGAATGCAGCCGGTGAAATTGATCGTCGGGGAGACAAAAAAGAATTATTAGTTCCCATATTTCTATTATCCGGTATCGCCTATTTTATTTTTCTTATTCTACCGAAAATTGATCCGAAAGGAAAACTAAACAAAATGGGAAATAAACTGAACCAACTCCGGTTTGTAATATCCTTATTTATGTCGGCTATCTCGGTTTTTGTTATTTATAGTGTCCAACAAAACAGTCATTCTAAACCTACATTCATTTTTGCTGTGATCGGTTTACTTCTGGCTGTACTTGGCAACTATTTCAAAACCATTAAACCTAATTATTTCATTGGTATTCGTACCCCTTGGACTTTAGAAAATGAGGAAGTCTGGAAAAAAACACATTTGTTAGGCGGTAAATTATGGTTTGCCGGCGGCTTATTGATCTTCTTGTTGTGCTTGGTTCTCAATTCAAAATATGCATTCTACGTTATGATGGGAATTACTATCATCATTTCTGTCATTCCAATAGTATATTCCTATTTAACTTTTAAAAAAATTAAATCCTCTGAAACCAAATGA
- a CDS encoding autorepressor SdpR family transcription factor, with protein sequence MNTIFKALNDETRREILELLREKDRTAGEIAEHFNISKPSISHHLDLLKQADLVTSEKQGQFIIYSLNTTIVDDILKWLLTLKQ encoded by the coding sequence GTGAACACAATTTTTAAAGCTCTAAACGATGAAACCCGACGAGAAATTTTAGAATTGCTTCGTGAAAAAGACAGAACAGCCGGTGAAATTGCGGAGCATTTTAATATTTCCAAACCGAGTATTTCCCATCATTTGGATTTGCTCAAACAAGCCGATCTGGTTACCAGTGAAAAGCAAGGACAATTCATCATATACTCACTTAATACAACTATTGTAGACGACATCTTAAAATGGTTACTAACCTTAAAACAATAA
- a CDS encoding methyltransferase, with amino-acid sequence MKNIRNFIKKCTHPFLKSGLKLYYSKPRKYCYESVCVQVHPDVFPPHLTFSTKILLDFIKDLELNNKTFLELGCGSGIISLLASQKGAIVTASDVNKIALNYLEESAIRNNLKVRTVYSDLFDEIDKTKFDFIIVNPPYYPKKAKNVKEKAWFCGEHFEYFEKLFSQLTEIEFDNFYMILSQDCEIEKIVSIAQKNNLKTQEASKIKNSFENNFIYKITKMN; translated from the coding sequence ATGAAAAACATTAGAAACTTCATAAAAAAATGCACTCACCCGTTTCTGAAATCCGGACTGAAACTGTATTACTCAAAACCCAGAAAGTATTGTTATGAATCTGTCTGTGTACAAGTGCATCCCGATGTATTTCCTCCTCATTTAACATTCAGTACAAAAATACTTTTAGATTTCATTAAAGACCTCGAACTAAACAACAAAACTTTCTTAGAATTAGGCTGTGGTAGCGGAATTATTTCTCTATTGGCATCGCAAAAAGGGGCTATTGTAACAGCAAGTGATGTTAACAAGATTGCTCTGAATTATTTAGAAGAAAGTGCTATAAGAAATAACCTTAAGGTCAGAACCGTTTATTCTGATTTATTCGATGAAATTGACAAAACCAAATTCGATTTTATCATTGTGAATCCGCCATATTATCCTAAAAAAGCAAAAAACGTCAAAGAAAAAGCCTGGTTTTGCGGAGAACATTTTGAGTATTTCGAAAAATTATTCTCTCAACTTACTGAAATTGAATTTGACAATTTTTATATGATCCTTTCACAAGACTGCGAAATAGAAAAAATAGTATCAATAGCCCAAAAAAACAATTTAAAAACCCAAGAAGCTTCTAAAATTAAAAACAGTTTTGAAAATAATTTTATCTATAAAATCACAAAAATGAACTAG
- a CDS encoding B12-binding domain-containing radical SAM protein yields MTNHKIIIFNPKSANSKHRIPNSILQVGASVHGKYDYVFIDGNLEQDPWQTIANYLKTGEFKYFGSTVMPGPQLLEAIPFTKKIKTLFPDIITIWGGYFASNQYKVSLESGYVDYIVNGPGDQTFPELINTLESNRKEDTIHIKNLIFKNNNGEIIKTATEALLDQDSLPKFPYEYLNTFYPVKNYLAKTFMGSKTLSYHSSMGCPFSCSFCAVVPIYNARWKGMSAARIYEDIKYFKEKYQIDAVEFHDNNFFTSKKRVLEFSELIKNDNINYWGEGRIDTLNMYSDDELKFMRKAGCRMIFLGAETGNDKILKQMNKGGTQTGQMIKDFVLRMKNADIIPELSFVLGLPAVTEKEVYDQILWDINFIKEIKEINPKAEIIIYLYSPVPTEGSELYQQIIDAGFSFPSTLEDWISPSWENFDLRKNPLTPWLKPYMIDTIKNFETVLNGYYPTASDFRIKGWKKRLLQLPSSIRYKTGIYNYPYEIKLMHKIWKYRQPEIEGFYSE; encoded by the coding sequence ATGACTAATCATAAGATCATCATATTTAACCCGAAGAGCGCTAACAGCAAACACCGGATCCCTAATTCCATTTTGCAGGTAGGAGCCTCTGTTCATGGAAAATACGATTATGTTTTTATTGATGGGAATTTAGAACAAGATCCATGGCAAACTATAGCGAATTATTTAAAGACCGGAGAATTCAAATACTTCGGTTCAACAGTAATGCCCGGACCTCAACTGCTAGAAGCCATTCCTTTTACTAAAAAAATCAAAACATTATTTCCTGACATCATCACTATCTGGGGAGGGTATTTTGCCTCAAACCAGTACAAAGTATCTTTAGAATCCGGTTATGTAGATTATATCGTAAATGGACCGGGAGATCAAACATTTCCGGAACTCATCAATACTTTAGAATCGAACCGAAAGGAAGATACTATTCATATCAAAAACCTGATCTTTAAAAACAATAACGGCGAAATCATAAAAACAGCAACTGAAGCATTGTTAGATCAGGATAGTCTGCCTAAATTTCCCTACGAATACCTCAACACCTTTTATCCGGTTAAAAATTACCTGGCTAAGACCTTCATGGGAAGTAAAACCCTGTCTTATCATTCCAGTATGGGATGTCCGTTCAGTTGTTCCTTTTGTGCTGTTGTCCCTATATACAACGCCCGCTGGAAAGGAATGTCAGCCGCCCGTATATATGAAGACATAAAATACTTTAAAGAAAAATACCAGATCGATGCCGTTGAGTTCCATGATAACAATTTCTTTACCTCAAAAAAAAGAGTGTTGGAATTTTCAGAGTTAATTAAGAATGACAACATAAACTACTGGGGAGAAGGCAGGATAGATACGCTTAACATGTATTCAGACGATGAGCTGAAGTTCATGCGAAAAGCAGGATGTAGGATGATCTTTCTCGGAGCAGAAACCGGAAATGATAAGATCCTAAAACAAATGAACAAAGGCGGTACACAAACCGGACAAATGATTAAGGATTTTGTTCTCAGAATGAAAAATGCGGATATTATTCCTGAATTATCCTTTGTTTTAGGGCTACCGGCTGTAACTGAAAAAGAAGTTTATGACCAAATTTTATGGGACATCAATTTCATCAAAGAGATCAAAGAGATCAATCCTAAAGCAGAAATCATTATTTACTTATATAGTCCGGTTCCTACTGAAGGCTCTGAATTATACCAACAAATTATCGATGCCGGTTTTTCTTTTCCATCTACATTAGAAGATTGGATTTCACCAAGCTGGGAAAATTTCGACTTGCGAAAAAATCCGCTTACTCCTTGGTTAAAACCTTATATGATTGACACCATTAAAAACTTTGAAACGGTCTTAAACGGCTATTACCCTACTGCTTCTGATTTCAGAATAAAAGGCTGGAAAAAAAGACTGTTACAACTTCCGTCAAGTATCCGGTATAAAACCGGTATTTATAACTATCCTTATGAAATAAAATTAATGCATAAGATCTGGAAATACCGCCAACCTGAAATTGAAGGTTTTTATTCTGAATAA
- a CDS encoding aryl-sulfate sulfotransferase, whose amino-acid sequence MKNHNIIIVLALICFTFFSCTKDDESTTGDLPLIQVSTGELYPEFNPEIFDYYITSLNTLNEIEVTLNDFNPFKKIFINNEKVTGKTTPIKLTPGEDIVIQMESPTAKTYTIHYLPEDMPGINLIAKNNPSDGYLFINLYKLSPSAADDFTYIAILDNNGFPVYYKKLAYTGAINFKFFETVQGKRFTYTINDTKKTIVMDENFEVIKQIDFLPPDNAYDYSIENHDFIYIDDDHYIVPGQYIRENVDMTAYGGSNAVKLVEFVFQEVLNNQVIFEWDTAEHPELLSATDPLYYTQYATAEKVDYFHFNSIAIDPNDENFIVSARHTNQVYKINRTTGEIMWRLGGNNDDFNLTGNTIISHQHHANILNNGNLLLFDNGVTKNPQQSRIAEFELNETNLTANLVYEYTELGRYSDIMGSVQKLSNGNYCIGWGGNITSQSNANKSDITEVDPNGTIVLDISFTNYPDSFTYSYRALKYNLTFNSDQNVQSSN is encoded by the coding sequence ATGAAAAACCATAATATTATAATTGTCCTTGCGCTCATTTGTTTCACTTTTTTTTCCTGTACTAAAGACGATGAGTCAACAACAGGCGATCTCCCTTTAATTCAGGTCTCAACAGGAGAGTTATATCCGGAATTTAATCCTGAAATATTCGATTATTACATTACGTCACTTAATACATTAAATGAAATAGAAGTTACATTAAACGATTTCAATCCTTTCAAAAAAATATTCATAAATAATGAAAAAGTTACAGGCAAAACAACCCCAATTAAGCTAACTCCGGGTGAAGATATTGTCATTCAAATGGAGTCCCCTACAGCAAAAACGTATACAATACATTATTTACCCGAAGATATGCCAGGCATTAATTTAATAGCTAAAAACAATCCTTCTGACGGCTACCTATTCATAAACCTTTACAAACTTTCGCCATCTGCTGCAGATGATTTTACCTATATTGCTATCTTAGACAATAACGGTTTCCCTGTTTATTATAAAAAATTAGCTTATACCGGTGCTATCAATTTTAAATTCTTCGAAACTGTTCAGGGTAAAAGATTCACTTATACTATTAATGACACTAAAAAGACCATTGTAATGGATGAAAATTTTGAAGTCATTAAACAAATTGACTTTTTACCTCCCGATAACGCCTACGATTATAGTATTGAAAACCACGATTTCATCTATATTGATGATGACCACTATATTGTTCCGGGTCAATACATACGAGAAAATGTAGACATGACTGCATACGGCGGTAGTAATGCTGTTAAACTTGTTGAATTTGTCTTTCAGGAAGTCCTGAACAATCAGGTAATTTTTGAATGGGATACGGCTGAACATCCTGAACTTCTAAGCGCTACCGATCCCTTATACTATACTCAATATGCTACAGCTGAAAAGGTAGACTACTTTCATTTTAATTCTATAGCAATTGACCCAAACGATGAGAATTTTATTGTCTCTGCACGACACACAAACCAAGTTTATAAGATCAACAGAACTACAGGAGAAATAATGTGGCGATTGGGAGGAAACAATGATGATTTCAATCTAACCGGAAATACTATTATTTCACATCAACATCATGCCAACATCCTGAATAATGGTAATTTGTTATTATTTGACAATGGAGTGACAAAGAACCCGCAACAAAGCAGAATTGCTGAATTTGAGCTGAATGAAACGAATCTAACTGCAAATCTTGTATATGAGTATACGGAACTCGGTCGCTATTCTGATATTATGGGCTCTGTTCAAAAATTAAGCAACGGAAATTACTGTATTGGTTGGGGTGGAAATATAACGTCACAAAGTAATGCTAATAAATCAGATATTACAGAGGTAGATCCTAATGGTACTATTGTTTTGGATATTAGTTTTACAAACTATCCGGATAGTTTTACTTATTCTTACAGAGCTTTAAAATATAATTTGACTTTTAATTCCGATCAGAATGTTCAGAGCAGCAATTAA
- a CDS encoding class I SAM-dependent methyltransferase, whose translation MNYLKYIARTGRINQHPQGRLGTHLLLKKIPHTSEAKTILEIGCGTGHTAAILSNNPFIYYEGIDNMLEMIHFCNKRKKKLNLFNCNFKHHTKNSFPYQDNFFDIVICESVLAIQSPEQYKQIVTEAFRVLKDKGLFIFNETIWCPSTSSDTRQKINTISLSYFNIIQADESASLTSWETTLINHGFKIKHIEEIHDLEKTKYKFVINDFELKSLHYSDKMKYRTLFNPKELSLYLYFKIVNRKVKIEKGILESYIITCEKNSLTYEKP comes from the coding sequence ATGAACTATTTAAAATATATAGCGAGAACCGGAAGAATCAACCAACATCCACAAGGTCGATTAGGAACTCATCTGCTCCTAAAAAAAATTCCGCATACCTCCGAAGCTAAGACTATATTAGAGATCGGTTGTGGTACAGGACATACAGCAGCCATTTTGTCAAATAATCCTTTTATTTATTATGAAGGGATAGACAATATGCTAGAAATGATTCATTTTTGTAATAAAAGGAAAAAGAAATTAAACCTGTTCAATTGCAATTTTAAGCATCACACCAAAAATAGTTTCCCTTATCAAGATAACTTTTTCGACATTGTCATTTGTGAATCTGTATTGGCTATACAAAGCCCTGAACAATACAAACAGATCGTTACAGAAGCTTTCAGAGTATTAAAAGACAAAGGGCTTTTTATTTTTAATGAAACCATTTGGTGTCCGTCAACTTCTTCAGATACAAGGCAGAAAATAAATACTATTTCTTTATCTTATTTTAATATCATTCAGGCAGACGAATCGGCAAGCTTAACAAGCTGGGAAACGACACTTATTAATCACGGATTTAAGATAAAACATATTGAAGAAATCCATGATCTTGAAAAAACAAAATATAAATTTGTGATTAATGATTTTGAACTTAAAAGTTTACACTATTCTGATAAAATGAAGTATCGTACTCTTTTTAATCCCAAAGAACTATCTTTATATCTGTATTTTAAAATAGTCAACCGAAAAGTAAAAATCGAAAAAGGAATATTAGAATCGTATATTATCACTTGTGAAAAAAATTCCCTCACGTATGAAAAACCATAA
- a CDS encoding MATE family efflux transporter, translating into MNRFLKIGINIIRGITVPLLNFIIILSGIKHFGKNDWGEYVSTIVWISFFTFVANWGNKDYLIRKYSQNPSEIYSNFYMNLFSRGLLILPSFVLFAFFPSKIALLSIFIILISYAYNSFESLVIYQQKFGPQLVVEIIGFSFFYGALYKLSIFDLASVLEFYALSIILKLILISFLFNLRNKPFRLKIALNELILSFPFFILGLSGMISSKIDLYLVTVFLPNEIISSYQTITTAFLMLQALSVFITAPINKSFYRSNTKVISKLKILFKKIAIPISILGSLSIWLLLEHYIKLGFEWHIYLLCFLSSLPVFFYVIPILNLYKEKLEKKIVYSNLLIAILNCALGLILLKRIGLEGIFISVCVSQWLFLILIKKLENSISQS; encoded by the coding sequence ATGAATAGGTTTTTAAAAATAGGCATTAATATCATTCGAGGAATTACCGTTCCTCTCTTAAATTTTATTATCATCCTTTCCGGGATTAAACATTTCGGAAAGAACGATTGGGGAGAATATGTAAGCACCATTGTCTGGATCTCTTTTTTTACTTTTGTTGCTAACTGGGGAAATAAAGATTATCTGATCCGGAAATACAGTCAAAATCCTTCGGAGATCTATTCTAATTTTTATATGAATCTCTTCAGCAGAGGGCTACTGATCCTTCCTTCCTTTGTTTTATTTGCTTTTTTCCCGTCTAAAATTGCATTGTTATCGATTTTCATTATCCTTATCAGTTATGCTTATAATTCCTTTGAAAGTTTAGTAATCTATCAGCAAAAGTTCGGTCCACAATTAGTTGTTGAAATCATTGGGTTTAGTTTTTTCTACGGAGCATTATACAAGCTTTCCATATTTGATCTCGCCAGTGTTTTAGAATTTTATGCTCTAAGTATAATCCTCAAACTTATTCTGATATCTTTTCTGTTTAACCTTCGGAATAAACCTTTCAGATTAAAGATCGCTTTAAATGAGCTTATTCTCAGCTTTCCGTTTTTTATTTTGGGATTGAGCGGAATGATTAGTTCTAAAATAGATCTGTATCTGGTAACTGTTTTTCTGCCAAATGAAATAATCTCTTCATATCAAACCATTACTACTGCCTTTTTAATGTTACAAGCCCTTTCTGTTTTTATAACAGCTCCGATAAACAAATCCTTTTACAGGTCAAACACAAAAGTGATCTCTAAACTAAAAATACTATTTAAAAAAATAGCGATCCCTATAAGTATTTTGGGTTCGTTGTCTATCTGGCTATTATTAGAGCACTATATTAAACTAGGTTTTGAATGGCATATCTATCTCTTATGTTTTTTGTCCAGTCTTCCTGTATTTTTTTATGTTATTCCTATTCTAAACTTGTATAAAGAAAAACTGGAAAAAAAAATAGTATATTCTAACCTCCTTATTGCGATCTTAAATTGCGCTCTCGGTCTGATTTTATTAAAAAGAATAGGTTTAGAAGGAATTTTCATCAGTGTATGTGTATCACAATGGTTGTTCTTAATCCTCATCAAGAAACTTGAAAACTCAATATCTCAATCATAA
- a CDS encoding glycosyltransferase, whose amino-acid sequence MGDHTLGIDTDSFPKIKDAKIDILGVGSLNSIKNYPFFIDVIKKVVEKRPDLNVEIIGSGNESSKIRSLIKSHNLNEHITLTGELSRDNVLQKMSMSKILLHTSKYESFGYVFSEALYSGMRIVSFDVGVSQKLPEWKVCNSEESFVANCLNLLSNENPERKRVLLYDTDFTLKAYLTLYHE is encoded by the coding sequence ATCGGAGATCATACCCTGGGCATTGATACGGACTCTTTTCCGAAAATCAAAGATGCTAAAATTGATATTTTAGGTGTCGGTTCTCTAAACAGCATCAAAAATTATCCTTTTTTTATTGATGTTATTAAAAAGGTCGTTGAAAAAAGACCCGATTTAAACGTGGAAATTATAGGAAGTGGAAATGAATCTTCAAAAATCAGATCTCTGATAAAAAGTCACAATCTGAATGAACACATAACTTTGACGGGAGAACTATCCAGAGACAATGTTTTACAAAAAATGAGTATGTCAAAAATATTGCTCCATACCAGTAAATACGAATCATTCGGTTATGTTTTTTCGGAAGCCCTTTATTCAGGAATGCGAATTGTCTCTTTCGATGTCGGCGTTTCGCAGAAACTGCCGGAATGGAAAGTGTGTAATTCTGAAGAATCATTCGTTGCAAATTGTTTGAACTTGCTTAGTAATGAAAATCCGGAAAGAAAAAGAGTTTTATTATATGATACTGACTTTACATTAAAAGCTTATCTTACATTGTATCATGAATAG